In one window of Osmia lignaria lignaria isolate PbOS001 chromosome 11, iyOsmLign1, whole genome shotgun sequence DNA:
- the LOC117604038 gene encoding chymotrypsin inhibitor, which translates to MARAGVIVLLLIAIIAGAMTSSVGGCGENEKWSKCNGHCDNFCNAKPTACITRCISGCHCAPGYVRNKARACVLPENC; encoded by the exons ATGGCTCGTGCAGGAGTAATTGTTTTGCTTTTAATAGCGATAATTGCTGGCGCAA TGACGTCAAGCGTGGGAGGCTGTggagaaaacgaaaaatggtcAAAGTGTAATGGACACTGTGACAACTTTTGCAACGCGAAACCTACTGCTTGCATCACG CGATGCATCTCTGGATGTCATTGTGCACCTGGTTACGTAAGAAACAAAGCGCGTGCTTGCGTTTTGCccgaaaattgttaa
- the LOC117604037 gene encoding chymotrypsin inhibitor yields MSRTLFVLFVVLALFSISSHAQQCGVNEEFKSCGSACEPSCVKPKVDICTMECKIGCQCKDGYVRSGDGQCVLEKDCSN; encoded by the exons ATGTCCCGCACTCTGTTCGTCCTGTTTGTCGTTTTGGCGTTGTTCTCTATCA GTTCGCACGCTCAGCAATGTGGAGTGAACGAGGAGTTCAAGAGCTGTGGATCAGCCTGCGAACCCAGTTGTGTTAAACCAAAAGTCGACATTTGCACCATG GAATGTAAAATTGGTTGCCAATGTAAAGATGGATACGTGAGAAGCGGTGATGGGCAATGTGTTCTAGAAAAAGACTGTTCAAACTGA
- the LOC117604032 gene encoding mucin-6-like, translating into MKLITLTTVTIFLLCLASVPNGVLASTREAVTLSTSTPAPFTENSIECGKNEEPTDCVSCNPTCKELSPGICQGPTCKPGCKCQTGYFKDSEGNCVSVLGCIMDNIQIELSQWELSTVTAQE; encoded by the exons atgaaattgataaCTCTGACGACTGTTACTATATTTCTACTTTGTCTGGCAT CCGTACCAAATGGCGTACTCGCTTCCACTAGAGAAGCAGTAACATTGAGCACTTCCACACCCG CTCCGTTCACGGAAAATTCAATAGAGTGCGGCAAGAACGAGGAACCCACAGACTGTGTTTCGTGTAACCCAACGTGCAAGGAGCTTTCTCCAGGAATTTGCCAAGGACCG ACATGCAAGCCAGGTTGCAAATGTCAAACGGGATACTTCAAAGACAGTGAAGGAAATTGTGTATCTGTACTTGGTTGCATCATGGATAACATACAAATTGAAC ttTCTCAATGGGAATTATCGACGGTAACCGCTCAGGAATAA
- the LOC117604036 gene encoding chymotrypsin inhibitor: MSRAAILLLFVVAIAYTSAHPPQSEDSYKCGPNEVFNECGSPCQDTCDRPASLICSLECKIGCQCKPGYVKNKENRCVLTRDC, from the exons ATGTCTCGTGCAGCTATCCTTCTTCTGTTCGTCGTAGCAATTGCTTACACCA GTGCACATCCTCCACAGAGCGAGGATTCTTACAAGTGTGGTCCTAACGAAGTATTTAACGAATGTGGTTCACCTTGCCAGGACACCTGTGACAGACCAGCCTCCCTTATTTGCAGTTTG GAATGTAAAATTGGTTGTCAGTGCAAACCAGGATACGTGAAGAATAAAGAGAACAGGTGCGTCCTTACTCGTGACTGTTGA